In the genome of Desulfuromonas sp. DDH964, one region contains:
- a CDS encoding ankyrin repeat domain-containing protein: MPLILLLACLFTLPPDPASSGFSFSRSKEELLLESIQNGDSAQTGELLAKGANPNAADPTGTALNWAVSVANLEIIQKLLDRGANVNARDASGMDALSLATLSGQVEIAKILLDRGAKLSTAGEPGKRAFELALQAEEDELVVLFLNRAIADNQQEIVQQILESGIATRGESPLILALNNGHADLAVKMLEFAPDVNTKSAKGDPLLVVAMRKRQSDFVSILLERNVDVNAVDSHGDSPLFIALEDNDLSLVMALLDHGANARVTAGNGESLLGMAVARRQGDLAKALLTHGADAKAVNSAGEPLVIAAIRDGDPIMAALLIEHGADINARDKHGRALVSLAVTANQSEILSLLLAKGADIHVNDGEDGSLALLAVQAGQAALAMQLLAQGADVNATDRDGETLVSLAVRNRQHDFVASLLSMQTELGLLDPQGVPLVVVAARQEDFRMASLLLTAGDETLNRQAGPALLKEAVVSGQLEFARNLLETTMNDASAEVLTPNLFLAIEGNQPEMAKLLLQKGADVQASSQDERGNTPLIAAVSLMEPLMARLLLDQGAVLEAKNSCGNTALMEAALQGNAPLLILLLEEGAKANGRNLQGETALTLAASNNHTEIVQTLLTRKDAITVEDYWDYLATNPGAEEKRIIFDQLVSRLKNRQEELDFFAKIREKYPADTHLLPERLQLLTVGPPGMTVFDIVKLIESHVGDSVIVAKINMAKGGYKNFETDEIILLTNELGITVDVMAAMLAVTQKQSPAPAAVAASPPPAARPMVNLPPPPPVPVAVAAAAVPVVSAPPAPAEPPVPRPIVGTSGKYMCPFTDDGTLTDWVDMDLSMDVGSTAGGTIGAVAGAYAGKKVAEEVLSRVPFGGLFGSLVGGVAGNVAGKTIGKKSGFELAGGWDYVKKTSCLSFNSLKDMADYLYVTYNQHEHFTKALDSTVKVYPEFKNYIH; encoded by the coding sequence TTGCCCCTGATCCTGCTCCTCGCTTGCCTCTTTACCCTGCCACCTGATCCGGCCTCTTCCGGGTTCAGTTTCTCCCGGAGCAAGGAAGAGTTACTTTTGGAGTCTATCCAAAACGGCGACTCGGCCCAGACTGGCGAGCTATTGGCCAAGGGAGCCAACCCAAATGCCGCCGATCCGACCGGTACCGCGCTGAACTGGGCCGTTTCGGTGGCAAATCTCGAAATCATCCAAAAACTGCTGGATCGCGGTGCGAATGTCAATGCCAGGGATGCAAGCGGCATGGACGCCCTGAGCCTGGCCACCCTTTCCGGGCAGGTTGAGATCGCCAAGATTCTGCTTGATCGGGGTGCAAAGCTCTCCACCGCCGGCGAGCCCGGGAAACGGGCCTTCGAACTCGCCTTGCAGGCCGAAGAAGACGAATTGGTAGTCCTCTTCTTAAATCGGGCGATTGCCGATAATCAACAGGAAATTGTTCAACAGATTCTGGAAAGCGGCATCGCTACCCGGGGAGAATCCCCGCTTATCCTGGCGCTGAATAACGGCCATGCAGATCTGGCGGTCAAAATGCTGGAGTTTGCTCCGGACGTCAACACCAAAAGCGCCAAAGGCGACCCGCTCCTGGTCGTCGCCATGCGTAAGCGGCAGTCCGATTTTGTGTCCATCCTTCTGGAGCGCAATGTCGATGTCAATGCGGTGGACAGCCATGGGGACTCGCCGCTCTTCATCGCTCTGGAAGATAACGATTTGTCCCTGGTCATGGCTCTGTTAGATCATGGTGCCAATGCTCGAGTCACCGCCGGAAACGGCGAGTCCCTGTTGGGGATGGCCGTTGCTCGTCGTCAAGGGGACCTGGCCAAGGCCCTGTTAACCCATGGTGCCGATGCCAAGGCTGTTAACTCTGCCGGGGAGCCGTTGGTCATCGCGGCAATCCGGGATGGCGACCCGATCATGGCGGCCCTGCTGATTGAGCATGGCGCCGATATTAATGCCCGCGATAAGCATGGTCGAGCTCTGGTCAGTCTGGCGGTTACCGCCAATCAATCGGAAATCCTCTCTCTGCTCCTGGCCAAGGGCGCCGATATTCACGTCAATGACGGCGAGGACGGCTCACTGGCCCTGCTTGCGGTGCAGGCAGGACAGGCGGCGCTGGCAATGCAGTTGCTGGCGCAGGGAGCCGATGTTAATGCGACCGATCGGGACGGGGAGACGCTGGTCTCCCTCGCCGTTCGCAATCGTCAGCACGACTTTGTCGCGTCCCTCCTCAGCATGCAGACTGAACTGGGCCTGCTCGATCCGCAGGGGGTCCCGCTTGTCGTAGTCGCTGCCCGCCAGGAGGATTTCCGGATGGCGTCGTTGCTTTTGACGGCCGGAGATGAGACCTTGAACCGGCAGGCCGGCCCCGCTTTGCTCAAAGAGGCCGTTGTCTCGGGACAGTTGGAGTTCGCGAGAAATCTCTTGGAAACAACCATGAACGATGCCTCTGCGGAAGTTCTGACCCCCAATCTCTTCCTGGCAATCGAGGGCAACCAGCCTGAAATGGCCAAGCTCCTCCTCCAGAAGGGGGCAGATGTGCAGGCCAGCAGCCAGGACGAAAGGGGGAACACCCCCCTGATCGCAGCGGTCTCTCTGATGGAACCGCTCATGGCCCGCCTGTTGCTCGACCAGGGCGCCGTCTTGGAGGCGAAGAACAGTTGCGGAAACACGGCCCTGATGGAGGCGGCCTTGCAAGGCAACGCCCCGCTGCTAATCCTGCTGCTGGAAGAAGGGGCCAAGGCCAATGGCAGGAACCTTCAGGGCGAGACGGCCCTGACTCTGGCGGCCAGCAATAATCATACAGAGATTGTTCAGACCTTGCTGACCCGCAAGGACGCCATCACCGTTGAAGATTATTGGGACTATCTGGCAACGAACCCCGGGGCCGAGGAAAAGCGGATCATTTTTGACCAGTTGGTCTCCCGTCTGAAGAATCGCCAGGAGGAGCTCGACTTCTTCGCTAAAATCAGGGAAAAGTACCCAGCGGATACTCACCTGTTGCCCGAGCGGTTACAGCTCCTGACCGTGGGACCTCCCGGAATGACGGTCTTCGATATCGTCAAGTTGATTGAAAGCCATGTTGGTGACAGCGTTATTGTTGCCAAGATCAATATGGCCAAGGGGGGATACAAGAACTTCGAAACGGACGAAATCATCCTGTTGACCAACGAATTGGGGATCACCGTCGACGTCATGGCGGCGATGCTTGCCGTAACCCAGAAACAATCACCGGCACCTGCAGCCGTCGCGGCTTCCCCCCCTCCCGCCGCTCGACCTATGGTCAATCTGCCCCCACCGCCACCGGTACCGGTGGCGGTGGCAGCAGCGGCAGTCCCGGTAGTCAGCGCGCCTCCTGCACCGGCGGAGCCTCCGGTACCCCGGCCCATCGTTGGAACCAGCGGGAAGTACATGTGTCCCTTCACCGATGATGGCACCCTGACCGATTGGGTCGATATGGATCTCAGCATGGATGTCGGTTCCACCGCCGGTGGAACCATCGGTGCGGTAGCGGGGGCTTATGCAGGAAAGAAGGTCGCGGAGGAGGTTCTGTCGCGCGTCCCCTTCGGAGGGTTGTTCGGAAGTTTGGTCGGCGGGGTTGCCGGAAACGTCGCCGGCAAGACCATTGGGAAGAAGTCGGGTTTCGAACTGGCAGGCGGGTGGGACTATGTCAAGAAGACCAGCTGCCTTTCATTCAACAGCCTGAAAGACATGGCCGATTATCTCTATGTGACCTATAACCAGCATGAGCATTTCACTAAGGCGCTCGATTCTACCGTGAAGGTCTATCCGGAATTCAAGAATTACATTCATTGA
- the ilvD gene encoding dihydroxy-acid dehydratase, giving the protein MKRRSTEITGRKGTEKWVERTAARTMLRAVRFSDADFDKPLIALAVPYTNGTPCNDHLRALGDLVQQAIEAAGGKAIVFGTPVVSDGISMGSEAMKYSLVSREVIADSIELMTEGYRVDAVITLSGCDKTIPAALMPIARNNLVGLTLYGGSILPGEYRGQALNIVSAFEAIGAHCAGKIDADELHAIECRACPGAGSCAGMYTANTMASAIEAMGMSLPGAASNLAVDAHNALSADKQEDGVRAARAVIALLKAGISARAIMTRKAFENALTVAWALGGSTNAVLHLLALAHEAGNELTLADIEQITARVPLLGNFKPFGQYVMNDLHAIGGLPMVMKLLLDAGFLHGDCLTVTGKSLAENLADAPQRPPDQEIIFSLEQPYAPAGRHIRVLRGNLASEGCVLKISGKEMANFNGPARVFEREEEALAAILAGQIKAGDVVVIRYEGPRGGPGMREMLSPSSALMGAGLGKSVALVTDGRFSGGTHGIMIGHVAPEAQVGGLLALVQEGDRIEIDLDRGELNLEVPEDAIAARRATWQAPAPRYLRGVLAKYARLVSSASMGAVTS; this is encoded by the coding sequence ATGAAGAGGCGCAGTACAGAGATCACCGGGCGCAAGGGGACGGAAAAATGGGTGGAACGGACCGCCGCGCGCACCATGCTGCGGGCAGTGCGTTTTTCCGACGCCGACTTCGACAAGCCGCTCATCGCCCTGGCCGTCCCCTATACCAACGGCACCCCCTGCAACGACCATCTCCGGGCGCTGGGGGACCTCGTCCAGCAGGCGATCGAGGCGGCCGGCGGCAAGGCGATCGTCTTCGGCACCCCGGTCGTCTCCGACGGCATCTCGATGGGGAGCGAGGCGATGAAATACTCGCTGGTCAGCCGCGAGGTGATCGCCGACAGCATCGAGCTGATGACCGAAGGCTACCGGGTCGACGCGGTGATCACCCTTTCCGGCTGCGACAAGACGATCCCCGCCGCCCTGATGCCAATCGCCCGCAACAACCTGGTCGGCCTGACCCTCTACGGCGGCAGCATCCTCCCCGGCGAGTACCGCGGCCAGGCCCTCAACATCGTCAGCGCCTTCGAGGCGATCGGCGCCCACTGCGCCGGAAAGATCGACGCCGATGAGTTGCACGCCATCGAATGCCGCGCCTGTCCCGGTGCCGGCTCCTGCGCCGGCATGTACACCGCCAACACCATGGCTTCCGCCATCGAGGCGATGGGGATGAGCCTCCCCGGCGCCGCCTCCAACCTCGCTGTCGATGCGCATAACGCCCTCTCCGCCGACAAGCAGGAGGACGGCGTCCGCGCCGCCCGGGCGGTCATCGCCCTGCTCAAGGCCGGCATCAGCGCCCGCGCCATCATGACCCGCAAGGCCTTCGAGAACGCCCTCACCGTCGCTTGGGCGCTGGGCGGCTCGACCAACGCCGTCCTCCACCTGCTCGCCCTCGCCCACGAAGCCGGCAACGAACTGACCCTGGCAGACATCGAGCAGATCACCGCCCGGGTCCCGCTGCTCGGCAACTTCAAGCCCTTCGGCCAGTACGTGATGAACGACCTGCATGCCATCGGCGGGCTGCCGATGGTGATGAAGCTGCTCCTCGACGCCGGCTTCCTCCACGGCGATTGCCTGACGGTGACCGGCAAAAGCCTGGCGGAAAACCTCGCGGATGCGCCACAACGCCCGCCGGACCAGGAGATCATCTTCAGTCTGGAACAGCCCTACGCCCCGGCCGGCCGCCACATCCGCGTGCTGCGCGGCAATCTCGCCAGCGAGGGATGCGTTCTGAAAATCAGCGGCAAGGAGATGGCCAACTTCAATGGCCCGGCGCGGGTCTTCGAGCGGGAGGAGGAGGCGCTCGCGGCGATTCTCGCCGGCCAGATCAAGGCCGGTGACGTCGTCGTCATCCGCTACGAAGGCCCCAGAGGCGGCCCCGGCATGCGCGAGATGCTCTCCCCCTCTTCGGCGCTGATGGGGGCGGGGCTCGGCAAGAGCGTCGCCCTGGTCACCGACGGCCGCTTCTCCGGCGGCACCCACGGCATCATGATCGGCCACGTCGCCCCCGAGGCCCAGGTCGGCGGCCTGCTGGCCCTGGTGCAGGAAGGCGACCGGATCGAGATCGATCTCGACCGTGGGGAATTGAACCTCGAGGTCCCGGAGGATGCGATTGCGGCACGCCGGGCCACCTGGCAGGCGCCAGCACCTCGCTATCTTCGGGGCGTACTGGCCAAGTACGCTCGGCTGGTCTCATCGGCCTCGATGGGAGCGGTGACCAGCTAG
- the ilvN gene encoding acetolactate synthase small subunit, translated as MTEKPMKRRAILAFVQDKPGTLNKISMLIRRKMYNVDTLTVCKAKAPGTSRMTITLREDDEARVTQVIRQIEKFTEVIRAKELDRDDSYWREVAIVKFELEAKQLEKLEKKYQLEILDSQPHDIHIIQIAGPTDRLDGFLRDLGPEHLIEIARTGVTALEK; from the coding sequence ATGACAGAAAAACCGATGAAACGCCGGGCGATACTCGCCTTCGTGCAGGACAAGCCGGGGACCCTGAACAAGATCTCGATGCTGATCCGGCGCAAGATGTACAACGTCGACACCCTCACCGTCTGCAAGGCGAAGGCGCCGGGGACGAGCCGCATGACGATCACCCTGCGCGAGGACGACGAGGCGCGGGTGACCCAGGTGATCCGCCAGATCGAGAAGTTTACCGAGGTGATCCGCGCCAAGGAGCTCGATCGGGACGACAGCTACTGGCGCGAGGTGGCGATCGTCAAGTTCGAGCTCGAGGCGAAGCAGCTGGAGAAGCTGGAGAAGAAGTACCAGCTCGAAATCCTCGACAGCCAGCCCCATGACATCCACATCATCCAGATCGCCGGGCCGACCGACCGTCTCGACGGCTTCCTCCGCGACCTCGGCCCCGAGCACCTGATCGAGATCGCCCGCACCGGCGTCACCGCGCTGGAGAAATGA